One window from the genome of Megalobrama amblycephala isolate DHTTF-2021 linkage group LG4, ASM1881202v1, whole genome shotgun sequence encodes:
- the isl1a gene encoding insulin gene enhancer protein isl-1 isoform X1 yields MGDMGDPPKKKRLISLCVGCGNQIHDQYILRVSPDLEWHAACLKCAECNQYLDESCTCFVREGKTYCKRDYIRLYGIKCAKCNIGFSKNDFVMRARSKVYHIECFRCVACSRQLIPGDEFALREDGLFCRADHDVVERATMGAGDPLSPLHPARPLQMAAEPISARQPALRPHVHKQPEKTTRVRTVLNEKQLHTLRTCYNANPRPDALMKEQLVEMTGLSPRVIRVWFQNKRCKDKKRSILMKQLQQQQPNDKTNIQGMTGTPMVATSPERHDGGLQANQVEVQSYQPPWKVLSDFALQSDIDQPAFQQLVNFSEGGPGSNSTGSEVASMSSQLPDTPNSMVASPIEA; encoded by the exons ATGGGAGACATGGGGGATCCACCAAAAA AAAAGCGTCTAATCTCGTTGTGTGTCGGCTGTGGGAATCAAATCCATGACCAGTATATTCTGCGCGTGTCCCCGGATCTGGAGTGGCACGCGGCGTGTTTGAAATGTGCAGAATGTAACCAGTATCTGGACGAATCCTGTACATGTTTTGTCCGAGAAGGAAAAACTTACTGTAAACGGGACTACATCAG gttATACGGGATCAAATGTGCTAAATGCAACATTGGTTTCAGCAAGAATGACTTCGTGATGAGAGCACGCTCGAAGGTTTATCATATTGAGTGTTTCAGATGTGTGGCGTGTAGTCGGCAGCTCATCCCAGGAGATGAGTTCGCTCTGCGGGAAGACGGGCTCTTCTGCAGGGCCGACCATGACGTGGTGGAACGGGCAACAATGGGTGCTGGTGACCCATTAAGCCCATTACATCCGGCGAGACCTTTACAAATGGCAG CAGAGCCCATTTCGGCACGCCAGCCTGCGCTTCGACCTCATGTGCACAAGCAACCTGAGAAAACAACCCGCGTCCGGACAGTCCTAAACGAAAAACAGCTCCATACCTTGAGGACTTGTTACAATGCCAACCCTCGACCCGACGCCCTCATGAAAGAGCAGCTCGTTGAGATGACGGGTCTCAGCCCGAGAGTCATCAGGGTTTGGTTTCAAAACAAGCGCTGCAAGGACAAAAAGAGGAGCATACTGATGAAACAACTCCAGCAGCAGCAACCCAACGACAAAACG AACATCCAGGGGATGACGGGGACTCCAATGGTGGCGACTAGTCCAGAGAGACACGACGGTGGTTTGCAGGCAAACCAAGTGGAGGTGCAGAGTTACCAACCGCCTTGGAAAGTCCTCAGTGACTTCGCACTGCAGAGTGACATCGACCAGCCTGCTTTCCAGCAACTG GTGAATTTTTCTGAAGGAGGGCCAGGCTCGAACTCCACAGGGAGCGAAGTCGCCTCAATGTCCTCGCAACTGCCAGATACACCGAACAGCATGGTAGCGAGTCCTATAGAGGCCTAG
- the isl1a gene encoding insulin gene enhancer protein isl-1 isoform X2, translating to MGDMGDPPKKKRLISLCVGCGNQIHDQYILRVSPDLEWHAACLKCAECNQYLDESCTCFVREGKTYCKRDYIRLYGIKCAKCNIGFSKNDFVMRARSKVYHIECFRCVACSRQLIPGDEFALREDGLFCRADHDVVERATMGAGDPLSPLHPARPLQMAEPISARQPALRPHVHKQPEKTTRVRTVLNEKQLHTLRTCYNANPRPDALMKEQLVEMTGLSPRVIRVWFQNKRCKDKKRSILMKQLQQQQPNDKTNIQGMTGTPMVATSPERHDGGLQANQVEVQSYQPPWKVLSDFALQSDIDQPAFQQLVNFSEGGPGSNSTGSEVASMSSQLPDTPNSMVASPIEA from the exons ATGGGAGACATGGGGGATCCACCAAAAA AAAAGCGTCTAATCTCGTTGTGTGTCGGCTGTGGGAATCAAATCCATGACCAGTATATTCTGCGCGTGTCCCCGGATCTGGAGTGGCACGCGGCGTGTTTGAAATGTGCAGAATGTAACCAGTATCTGGACGAATCCTGTACATGTTTTGTCCGAGAAGGAAAAACTTACTGTAAACGGGACTACATCAG gttATACGGGATCAAATGTGCTAAATGCAACATTGGTTTCAGCAAGAATGACTTCGTGATGAGAGCACGCTCGAAGGTTTATCATATTGAGTGTTTCAGATGTGTGGCGTGTAGTCGGCAGCTCATCCCAGGAGATGAGTTCGCTCTGCGGGAAGACGGGCTCTTCTGCAGGGCCGACCATGACGTGGTGGAACGGGCAACAATGGGTGCTGGTGACCCATTAAGCCCATTACATCCGGCGAGACCTTTACAAATGGCAG AGCCCATTTCGGCACGCCAGCCTGCGCTTCGACCTCATGTGCACAAGCAACCTGAGAAAACAACCCGCGTCCGGACAGTCCTAAACGAAAAACAGCTCCATACCTTGAGGACTTGTTACAATGCCAACCCTCGACCCGACGCCCTCATGAAAGAGCAGCTCGTTGAGATGACGGGTCTCAGCCCGAGAGTCATCAGGGTTTGGTTTCAAAACAAGCGCTGCAAGGACAAAAAGAGGAGCATACTGATGAAACAACTCCAGCAGCAGCAACCCAACGACAAAACG AACATCCAGGGGATGACGGGGACTCCAATGGTGGCGACTAGTCCAGAGAGACACGACGGTGGTTTGCAGGCAAACCAAGTGGAGGTGCAGAGTTACCAACCGCCTTGGAAAGTCCTCAGTGACTTCGCACTGCAGAGTGACATCGACCAGCCTGCTTTCCAGCAACTG GTGAATTTTTCTGAAGGAGGGCCAGGCTCGAACTCCACAGGGAGCGAAGTCGCCTCAATGTCCTCGCAACTGCCAGATACACCGAACAGCATGGTAGCGAGTCCTATAGAGGCCTAG